From one Humulus lupulus chromosome 8, drHumLupu1.1, whole genome shotgun sequence genomic stretch:
- the LOC133798166 gene encoding protein VAPYRIN-like: MERKLVQVSDQEVRIDFALNCKCRATVRLTSLCATSPVAFKIQTSSPQKFMVNPPTGLIPPLSSATFQVILKPQPQLPHYYPRSPSDRFLIKTALFPTAASSPPRQNSDSVNSWFASRPNVSTEDHKLKVAFVGPVLLRHAISCGDCDSARNLIKRQKSVLAGFSAKESESILRVATELADPEGMVNLLLDSGLKIGAAGVLEEEAANSHGVDSKWTSKGWDELHVAASFDQTEEVLDLVRVRGSASLDRRDNEGRTPLHVAAAKGHIKCARVLVESGADKDARSRDGRTALYRAAANGDRPMVRMLIQMGADPTIPNDRGRSALDVARDKGHSEVVEVLERGEEVLMAARRGDAPCLELLLKTGAIINYRDQYGLTALHAAAMKGHKDVLAMLAEFGGDLDSRDDEGHSPLHLAVVGGSLEAVVTLVGIGANMYVESNSKATPLYMATIMGQRDIADFLVSKGASSSELPLPTSNL, translated from the exons ATGGAGAGAAAGCTAGTACAAGTCTCCGACCAAGAGGTCCGTATAGACTTCGCACTCAACTGCAAATGCCGCGCTACGGTCCGCCTCACCTCCCTATGCGCCACCTCTCCCGTTGCTTTCAAAATCCAGACCTCTTCCCCTCAAAAATTCATGGTTAACCCCCCAACCGGGCTCATCCCTCCCTTATCCTCCGCCACTTTCCAAGTCATCCTCAAGCCTCAACCCCAACTCCCTCACTATTACCCTCGCTCCCCTTCCGATCGCTTCCTCATCAAGACCGCTCTCTTCCCCACCGCTGCATCTTCACCGCCGCGGCAAAATTCCGACTCCGTCAACTCCTGGTTCGCTTCCAGGCCAAATGTATCGACTGAGGACCATAAGCTTAAGGTCGCGTTTGTTGGCCCCGTTCTGCTCCGCCATGCTATCTCCTGCGGAGACTGCGACTCCGCCAGGAACTTGATCAAGCGGCAGAAATCGGTCCTGGCAGGGTTTTCGGCCAAGGAGTCTGAGTCGATCCTACGAGTCGCAACCGAGTTGGCTGATCCGGAGGGTATGGTGAACTTGCTTCTCGATTCCGGGTTGAAGATTGGAGCGGCGGGGGTTTTGGAAGAAGAGGCAGCGAACTCACATGGCGTGGATTCGAAGTGGACGAGTAAAGGTTGGGATGAGTTACACGTGGCGGCGTCGTTTGATCAAACGGAGGAGGTTTTGGACTTGGTGAGAGTGAGGGGATCTGCTTCGTTGGATCGCAGAGATAATGAGGGAAGGACTCCTCTGCATGTGGCTGCAGCGAAGGGACATATCAAGTGTGCGCGGGTTTTGGTGGAATCCGGTGCGGATAAGGACGCTCGGAGCCGTGATGGTCGTACGGCTTTATATAGAGCAGCGGCTAATGGTGACCGTCCGATGGTGAGGATGCTGATCCAAATGGGTGCGGACCCCACTATTCCAAATGATCGCGGTCGTTCTGCTCTTGATGTTGCTCGAGACAAGGGACAC AGTGAAGTGGTGGAAGTTTTGGAGAGGGGAGAGGAGGTACTAATGGCTGCAAGACGTGGCGACGCGCCGTGCCTTGAGTTGCTATTGAAAACCGGCGCAATCATAAACTACCGAGATCAATATGGTCTGACAGCTCTTCACGCTGCTGCCATGAAAGGCCACAAGGATGTGCTTGCAATGCTTGCTGAATTTGGTGGGGACTTGGATTCCCGGGACGATGAAGGCCATTCTCCGCTGCATTTGGCAGTCGTAGGCGGAAGTTTAGAGGCAGTTGTCACGTTGGTAGGTATAGGAGCTAATATGTATGTTGAGAGCAATAGCAAAGCCACGCCTCTGTACATGGCAACAATTATGGGGCAACGGGATATTGCAGATTTTCTCGTTAGCAAAGGAGCTTCTTCCTCCGAGCTTCCTCTTCCTACTTCAAATCTATG A
- the LOC133798165 gene encoding probable methyltransferase PMT23: protein MAISVHNLFQERKYPFIFALSVLLFCVIFLLFTNTIQYPLFLYPDTQSRPLVSAPISVSDSSSSPPSVQQSFNLPNPVTPFVPPPPPSENKDVGSLRNNVITTTTSTSVDVGFEWKLCRDPEAVDYIPCLDNYKAIKALQSRRHMEHRERHCPNPSPRCLSPLPKGYKMPVSWPKSRDMIWYDNVPHSKLVEYKKDQNWVRKSGDYFVFPGGGTQFKQGVDNYIKFIKKTLPLIKWGEHVRVILDVGCGVASFGGALLDKNVITMSFAPKDEHEAQIQFALERGIPAILSVIGTQKLTFPDNAFDLLHCARCRVHWDADGGKPLLELNRILRPGGFFVWSATPVYRKDQTHQNKWNAMVNLTNSLCWKVVAKTLSDSTRIGIVIFQKPVSHSCYENRKEKNPPICDNENRKNNSWYVPLSSCISPLPVDSMGNLFSWPQPWPKRLKSEPISLSTEQDAVQEFYKDTKHWSGLVSNIYLKGLSIQWSSVRNVMDMNAGYGGFGAALIDQPVWVMNVVPIDMPDTLSIIYDRGLVGVYHDWCESFNTYPRTYDLLHSSYLLGNLTQRCDMVEIVVEIDRILRPGGYLLVQDTTDTVNKLKPILESLHWSLTLHQNQFLVGKKGFWRPSS from the exons ATGGCAATCTCAGTCCATAATCTGTTCCAAGAGAGAAAATACCCATTCATTTTCGCACTCTCTGTTCTCCTCTTCTGCGTCATCTTCCTACTCTTCACCAACACCATCCAATACCCTCTCTTCCTCTACCCCGATACTCAATCCCGACCGCTTGTTTCAGCCCCTATCTCTGTCTCCGACTCATCTTCTTCCCCTCCGTCCGTACAACAATCCTTCAATCTTCCCAATCCAGTAACCCCTTTTGTCCCGCCGCCGCCTCCGTCGGAGAACAAAGATGTCGGCTCTCTCCGGAATAACGTTATTACTACAACCACTTCTACTTCGGTCGATGTGGGTTTCGAATGGAAGCTCTGTCGGGATCCCGAGGCGGTTGATTACATACCTTGTTTGGACAATTACAAGGCGATCAAGGCCTTGCAGTCCAGGAGGCACATGGAGCATCGGGAGCGGCATTGTCCAAATCCTAGTCCGCGGTGTTTGTCGCCTCTTCCGAAAGGGTATAAGATGCCAGTTTCATGGCCTAAGAGCAGGGACATG aTTTGGTATGATAATGTTCCACATTCAAAGCTTGTTGAGTACAAGAAGGATCAAAACTGGGTTCGTAAATCAGGAGATTACTTTGTTTTCCCTGGCGGTGGTACTCAGTTCAAGCAAGGAGTTGATAACTACATTAAGTTCATAAAAAAG ACTTTGCCGCTTATTAAATGGGGAGAGCACGTGAGGGTTATTTTAGATGTTGGGTGTGGTGTTGCTAGCTTCGGCGGAGCTTTACTTGATAAAAATGTTATTACCATGTCATTTGCCCCAAAGGATGAACACGAAGCTCAGATACAGTTTGCTCTTGAACGGGGAATTCCTGCTATTCTTTCAGTCATTGGAACTCAAAAGCTGACTTTCCCAGACAATGCTTTTGATTTGCTTCATTGTGCACGATGTAGAGTTCACTGGGATGCTGATG GTGGAAAACCATTGTTGGAACTCAATAGGATTCTTAGGCCTGGCGGGTTTTTTGTGTGGTCTGCAACACCAGTGTATCGTAAAGACCAAACCCATCAGAATAAATGGAACG CTATGGTGAATCTGACGAACTCTCTGTGTTGGAAGGTTGTTGCCAAGACCCTTTCTGATTCGACAAGAATCGGCATTGTCATATTCCAAAAGCCTGTCTCACATTCTTGCTATGAGAATCGCAAAGAAAAGAATCCACCTATCTGTGACAATGAAAATAGGAAAAATAATTCATG GTATGTGCCTCTAAGCAGTTGTATTTCTCCACTTCCAGTTGATAGCATGGGTAACTTGTTCAGCTGGCCCCAGCCTTGGCCCAAGAGGCTCAAGAGTGAACCTATAAGCTTATCAACTGAACAAGATGCAGTCCAAGAGTTCTACAAGGACACCAAGCATTGGTCTGGACTAGtttcaaatatatatttaaaaggtCTTTCTATTCAATGGTCAAGTGTGCGGAATGTCATGGACATGAATGCTGGTTATGGAGG TTTTGGTGCAGCTCTTATTGATCAACCTGTATGGGTAATGAATGTTGTCCCTATTGATATGCCCGATACATTGTCTATCATATATGACAGAGGGTTAGTTGGAGTCTATCATGACTGGTGTGAGTCTTTCAATACCTATCCTCGAACATACGATCTACTACATTCAAGCTATCTCTTGGGAAACCTTACGCAAAG ATGTGACATGGTAGAAATTGTTGTGGAGATAGATCGCATATTGAGGCCAGGTGGGTACCTACTGGTTCAAGACACAACGGACACGGTTAACAAGCTTAAGCCAATTTTGGAATCACTTCACTGGTCCTTAACCCTTCATCAAAATCAGTTTCTTGTTGGTAAGAAGGGTTTCTGGCGTCCAAGTAGCTAA
- the LOC133798167 gene encoding eukaryotic translation initiation factor 2 subunit alpha homolog: protein MASHSPNLECRMYEARYPEVDMAVMIQVKNIADMGAYVSLLEYNNIEGMILFSELSRRRIRSVSSLIKVGRIEPVMVLRVDKEKGYIDLSKRRVSEEDIQACEERYNKSKLVHSIMRHVAETMGIDLEDLYIHVGWPLYRKYGHAFEAFKIVVTDPDTVLNTLTREVKESGPDGQEVTKVVPALSEEVKDALVKNIRRRMTPQPLKIRADIEMKCFQFDGVLHIKDAMRKAEAAGNDDCPVKIKLVAPPLYVLTTQTLDKEQGILVLNNAIVACSEAIEQQKGKLVVKEAARAVSERDDKLLAEHMAKLRQDNEEVGGDDDESEEEEDTGMGEVDLEAPGITE, encoded by the exons ATGGCTTCTCATTCTCCGAATCTAGAGTGCCGCATGTACGAGGCTAGATACCCAGAAGTCGACATGGCCGTCATGATCCAGGTCAAAAACATCGCCGACATGGGCGCCTACGTTTCGCTCCTCGAGTACAACAACATCGAGGGTATGATACTCTTCTCCGAGCTCTCCCGCCGTAGGATTCGTAGTGTTAGCAGCTTGATCAAGGTCGGCCGCATCGAGCCCGTCATGGTTCTTAGGGTGGATAAGGAAAAGGGTTACATCGATTTGAGTAAGAGGAGGGTTTCTGAGGAGGATATTCAGGCCTGTGAGGAAAGGTACAACAAGAGCAAGCTTGTTCACTCCATCATGCGCCACGTTGCTGAGACGATGGGAATCGATTTGGAG GATTTGTACATTCATGTTGGCTGGCCTTTATACCGAAAATATGGTCATGCTTTTGAG GCTTTCAAAATAGTTGTGACTGATCCCGATACAGTTCTGAATACCCTCACCCGTGAAGTCAAAGAAAGTGGCCCTGATGGACAGGAG gtGACTAAGGTGGTTCCTGCATTGTCGGAGGAAGTTAAAGATGCCCTAGTTAAGAATATTAGGAGAAGAATGACTCCACAACCTTTGAAGATCCGTGCTGATATTGAAATGAAATGTTTCCAGTTTGATGGTGTTCTTCACATCAAG GATGCAATGCGGAAAGCTGAAGCTGCAGGCAACGATGATTGTCCTGTCAAAATTAAGCTTGTTGCTCCTCCACTGTATGTTTTGACTACTCAGACTCTTGACAAG GAACAAGGGATATTGGTTCTAAACAATGCTATCGTAGCTTGCTCAGAAGCAATAGAACAACAGAAGGGGAAACTCGTTGTAAAGGAGGCAGCCAGAGCA GTGAGTGAACGTGATGACAAATTACTGGCTGAGCATATGGCTAAGTTACGTCAAGATAATGAGGAGGTTGGTGGTGACGACGACGAAAGCGAAGAAGAGGAAGACACAGGAATGGGAGAGGTTGATCTTGAGGCTCCTGGGATTACCGAGTGA